The window AGCTGCGCGCATCGGAGCGCGGTGAAATTGTGTAACCCGCGCGCCTGCCGCTAGGGTGCCGCGCATCTTCCGACGATCCAAGGCAATGGGCGCAGGACATCATCATTCCCACGGGCATGCGCACTCGCACGATGGCGGCGCCGGCCACAGCCACGTGCCCGCCGAGATCAAGCACGAGAGACCGCTGTGGATCGCGTTCGCGCTGACCCTGTGCGTGCTGCTGGTGGAAGTGGCCGGCGCGCTGCTGAGCAACAGCCTGGCGCTGCTGTCCGACGCCGCGCACATGCTCACCGACGTGGCCGCGCTGGGCATCTCGCTGTTCGCGGTGCGGATGAGCCGGCGGCCGGCGGACGCGCGCCGCAGCTACGGCTACGCGCGCATGGAAGCCATCGGCGCGCTGGTCAACGGTGGCCTGCTGTTCCTCGCGGCCGGCTACATCCTGTGGGAGGCGGTGCAGCGTTTCCGCGCGCCGCAGGCGGTGGCGTCGGAGGCGATGCTGGCCGTGGCGGTGCTGGGGCTGGTCGCCAACCTGGCGTCGATGCGGCTGCTGGCGGCGGGCGCGGGCGAGAGCCTCAACGTGAAGGGCGCCTACCTCGAAGTGTGGAGCGACATGCTCGGCTCGCTGGGCGTGATCGCCGGCGCGCTGCTGATCCGCTTCACCGGCTGGACCGTGGTCGATCCGATCATCGCGGTGCTGCTGGGCCTGTGGGTGCTGCCGCGCACCTGGCTGCTGCTGCGGCAGGCCGCGCACGTGCTGATGCAGGGCGTGCCGGCCGGCATCGACATGGACGACGTGCGCGACGCGATGGCCGCGGTGGCCGGCGTGGCCGCCGTGCACGACCTGCACGTGTGGGCGCTGGGCTCGCGCGAGCCGATCCTGACCGCGCACGTCCTGCTGGCGGAGGACACGAGCGACGCCGACGGCGTGCGCATCGCGGTGGCCGAACTGCTGCATGCGCGCTTCGGCATCGACCACGCGACCTTGCAGATGGAGGCGCGCCACTGCGGCGGCGGCGCCCTGCATGACTGACGGCGCGCTGCCGGTGCTGTACGCCGACGAAGCGCTGGCCGTGGTCTGCAAGCCGGCCGGCCTGATGGTCCACGACAGCGCGCTGGCGCGCGGCGAGACCGACTTCGCCGCCGACCGCCTGCGCGAGCAGTTCGGCAAGCCCATCTTCCTGGTGCATCGGCTGGACCGCGCCACCAGCGGCTGCCTGCTGCTGGCGTTCGACCGCGAAACGGCTTCGGCGCTCGGCAAGACCCTGATGTCGCACGAGGTCGAGAAAGACTACTGGGCGGTCTGCCGCGGCTGGCCGGCGGAGCGCGAATTCGTCGTCGATCATCCGCTGGACGGCGGCCCCGGCAAGCCGCAGAAGAAGGACGCGGTCACCGCGTTCGGGCTGCTGGCGACCTGCGAGCTGGCGCTGCCGTCCTCCGGCTTCGACACCTCGCGCTACGCGCTGCTGCGCGCCTCGCCGCGCACCGGCCGGTTCCGCCAGATCCGCCGACACCTCAAGCACCTGTCGCACCACCTGATCGGCGACACCAGCCACGGCGACGGCCGCCACAACCGCAATTTCCGCATGCTCGGCATCCACCGCATGCTGCTGCATGCGCGCCGGCTGGCGTTCGCGCATCCGCACGGCGGCGCGCGCGTCGAGGCGATCGCGCCGACGGATGCGGAGTTCGGCAAGGCGCTGGCGCTGTTCGACGCGCCAGCGCCGTAGGGTTCACTTCGCGCCGGCGGCCTGCTGCTCGATGGCGGTCTTCACTTCCTGCATCGCCGACAGCATCACCGGCTGGATTTCCTGCATGGTCAGCGCCATCGCCTGCGGCGCCTTCTTCAGGATCGAGGCGCCCTCGGGGCTGGCGTAGAACGCGGTCATCGCCTGCACTTCGCGCTTGCTGAAGACCTGCGCGTAGACCTTGCGGACGATGGGCTCCAGCGCGTCCCACGACAGATGCTTCTGAATGATGGCGTTGCTGGCGGCCATCGCCTCCTGCATCTGCTTGCGCTTGTCCTCGGTGAGGTCGTTGCCGAACGCGTCGGCCAGCATCTTTTCCTGGGCGGCGCCCATCTGCTGCATCATCCCGGCCATCATCGCCTTCATGTCCATCGCCTGCAGCAGGCGGTCCACGTCGGCGGCGCTGGCGGACTCGGCGGCAGCTTGGGCGGCGGCGGCTTGGGCGGGCGGTTCCGCGGCGATGGCCGGAGCGAAGGCGAACAGCAGGGCGAGCGACAGGCCGATCCGGCGCATGGTGGAACTCCGTTGGTGAAGAGGCGGCATCTTCGCAGCCGGGCACGGGCGCGGCAAACGAGGGCGGCGGCGGCGTCCGGACCTTAGAATCGCCGCATGCGAATCGGCCCTCTTTCCATCGACGACGACGAACTGGTCGAGCGCTTCGTGCGCGCCTCCGGGCCGGGCGGGCAGAACGTCAACAAGGTGGCGACCGCGGTCGAGCTGCGCTTCGACGTGGCGGGCTCGCCCTCGCTGCCGGAGCCGGTGCGCGCGCGGCTGCTGGCGAAGCGCGACCGGCGCATGACCGCCGACGGCGTGCTGGTGCTGTCCGCGCAGCGCTTCCGCACCCAGGAGCGCAACCGCGAGGATGCGCGGGCGCGGCTGGCCGCGTTCGTCGAAAGCGGGCTGCATGCGCCGAAGCCGCGTATCGCCACCAAGCCGTCGCGTGGGGCGAAGGAGCGCCGCTTGGGCGAAAAGCGCGGACGTGCGAGCATCAAGCAGGGGCGCAGCGGACGGGGTTGGGATTGAGCGACGACACGAAGCAGGGCGTGGTGCTGACGCTGCCGCCCAGCGCGCCGCGCATGCCGCGCAACCGCCCGGTGGAATGGCTGGCCCGCAGCGTGCTGCGGCTGGGCGGCTGGCGCATGGTCGGCGCGTTTCCGGACATCCCCAAGGCGGTGCTGATCGCCGCGCCGCATTCCTCCAACTGGGACGGCGTGTGGGGCATCGCCGCCAAGCTGGCGATGGGCGTGCGGCTGTCGATCCTGGGCAAGCACAGCCTGTTCCGCATCCCGCTGCTGGGCCCGCTGCTGCGCTGGCAGGGCGTGATCGCGGTGGACCGCGCGGCGTCGCACGGCATCGTCGGGCAGGCGGTCGAGGCGCTGCGCGGGGCCGAGCGCATGTGGTACGCGATCGCGCCGGAAGGCACCCGCAAATGGGTGGAGCAGTGGAAGCCGGGGTTCTGGCGGATCGCGCACGGCGCGGGGGTGCCGGTGATCCCGGCCTACTTCGACTACCCCAGTCGCACGATCGGCATCGGCCCGGCGTTCGAGACCACCGGCGACATGGCCGCCGACATCGCCCGCATCCAGCGCTGGTACGCGCCGTTCAAGGGGCGCCGGCACGACGTGGTGCAGCCGCCGGCCGACTCGCCGCAAAGCGCCGGTAACTGACGCGCAGCGTCGCTTTCCCGGGCCGGATGGCGCCCGGAAGACCCGCGATCCGGCGGGTTTTCCCGACTTGGCATGAGGATTGCGTCACACTATTGCAACCTCGTGACGCGCGCATCGGACGGGTGAGGAAAACGTCCGGCGCGAGGCGGCGCCTTCCCGCATCCGGCGAAACCGGCAACGCCGGTGCGAAGCGCAATGTCTGCGGCTTTCCCGCCAGCGGGAGAGGGCGGACGCCTGCGCGTTCCCGCATCGTTCCGCAACAGGTCGACATGTCCCAGCCCTGCAAACACGCGTTGTCCCGAGAGCTCCCGTGCCGCGCGCACCGGGACGGGCCGGCCGTGTCCGCGGCAGCGCCGCCGCGCGCGCCGCGCATCGGGCGGGCCGGCGGCTTCCCGGCGCCGGCGCGCGGGTGACCGGCATGGCGATGACGTCGCCTCCGCGTTCGCGGAGTGGAGCGCCTGCATGGCGATTCCGATGAACGCCGACGGCCAGGTCGCGGTGGCGTTCTGGGTCGGCATCTGCGTGACCGCGATGTCGCTGGCGCTGCTGGCGGTGGTGCTGGTGCTGCGCCAGCTCGCGCAGCGCCGCGAGCGCAACCACCTGCGCGCCACCGCGTTCTGGAAGCAGCTGCTGGGCGAGGCCATGCGCGCGCCGCCGGCGCAGGCGCCCGCGCTGCCGTGGCGCGACATGACCGGTTTCATGGACGCCTGGAACGAGCTGCACGACGCGCCCGGCGGCGCCGACAACGCCGGCATGCGCGCCGTCGCCGAACGGATCGGGCTGGCGCCGAAGCTGGAGCGGATGCTCGATCGCGGCAGCTTCCACGACCGGGTGATGGCGATCATCGCGATCGGCCATCTGCGCAGCGCGAGCAGCTTCGACCGGCTGACGGAGCTGGTCGGCGACGCCAGCCCGATCATCTCGATCAGCGCCGCCCGCGCGATGATGCGGATCGACGCCGCGCGCGCGGTGCAGAAAGTGGTGCCGCAGATCGAGGCGCGTCACGACTGGGTGGACGGCGGCATCGCGCAGATGCTGCACGAGGCCGGCCCGGACGCGATCCGCGCCGAGCTGGGCGCGGCGGTGCTGCGCGCCAACGACGACGTGGCGCCGCGACTGGTGCGCTTCCTTGCCGGGATCAGCCGGGAGGCGGCGACGCCGGTGATCGGCAGGATCCTCGCCGAGCCGCACGACGAGCACCTGGTGTCGACCTGCCTGCAGGTGATGAGCGAACTGGCCGATCTGGACAAGGTGCGCCCGCTGCTCACCCACCCGCGCTGGCACGTGCGCATGCACGCGGCGGCGGCCATCGGCCGGCTGGGCGGCGCGGACGACGCGGCGGCGCTGGAGCCGCTGCTGGCCGATCCGCAGTGGTGGGTGCGCTACCGCACCGCGCAGGCGCTGGAGCATCTGTTCCGGGGCGACGCCGCCCGGCTGGAGCGGCTGCGCGACGCGCAGGAAGACCGTTACGCGCGCGACATCGTCACCCAGGTGATGGCCGAGCGCGCGCTGGGAGAGACGCGATGAGCATTCCGCCGGAAGTGGCGACGTTCCTGCTGTGGCTGCAGTGGGGCTTCCTCGCCTATTTCATCTGCATCAACGTCGTCTACCTGGGGCTGAACTTCATCTCCATGTTCGCGATCCTGCGCTACGTGCGCGAGCACGGCGCCGGCTTCCGGATCAAGAACTTCGCCGACTACCAGCCGCCGGTCAGCATCGTGGTGCCGGCGCACAACGAGGAGCGCACCATCATCGCCACGGTGCGCTCGCTGCTGCGGCTGGGCTATCCGACCTTCGAGGTGGTGGTGGTCAACGACGGCTCGACCGACCGCACCTTGCAGGCGGTGGTCGACGAGTTCGGGCTGGTGGAATTCCCGGAGGCCTACCGCAGCCGCCTTCCCACCCAGCCGGTGGAGCGGATCTTCGCCTCGCCCAACAACGGCCGGGTGCGGGTGGTGGACAAGCGCAACGGCGGCAAGGCCGACGCGCTGAACGCCGGCATCAACACCGCGCGCTATCCGCTGTTCTGCGTGGTCGACGCCGACTGCATCCTGCAGCAGGACAGCCTGGCGCGGGTGGTGCAGCCGTTTCTGGAGGACTCCAGCATGATCGCCGCCGGCGGCGTGATCCGCATCGTCAACGGCTGCAAGGTCAAGGACGGCCTGCTGTCCGAGGTGGACCTGCCGGACCGCGCGCTGCCGCTGGTGCAGACCATGGAATACCTGCGCGCGTTCCTGTTCGGCCGGCTCGGCTGGTCGCCGCTCAACGCGCTGCTGATCATCTCCGGCGCGTTCGGCGTGTTCTACAAGGAGCGGGTGATCGCCGCCGGCGGCTACAAGAGCGATCTGGTGGGCGAGGACATGGAGATGGTGGTGCGCCTGCACGACCGCATGCGCGCGGAGAAGCGCCGCTACCGGATCGCCTTCGTCCCCGATCCGATCTGCTGGACCGAAGTCCCCTCCGACCTGCGCTCGCTCTACAGCCAGCGCGTGCGCTGGCAGCAGGGGCTGGCCGAGAGCCTGTTCGGCAACTGGCGGCTGATGTTCCGCCGCAACGGCGGCGCGGTGGGCTGGGTGGCGTATCCGTTCATGCTGCTGTTCGAATGCATCGGCCCGGTGATCGAGGTGCTGGGCTACGCCGCGGTGATCGTGCTGGGCCTGTGCGGGATGGTGTCGGCGGAGGCGTTCGTCGCCTTCCTGTTCGCCTCGGTGGGCCTGGGCGTCCTGCTGTCGGTCAACGCGCTGATGCTGGAGGAAATCTCCTTCCACCTGTACCCGCGCCCAGGCCAGCAGCTCAAGCTGTTCCTGGTGGCGGTCCTGGAGAACTTCGGCTACCGCCAGATGATGTCGCTGTTCCGGGTGATCGGCCTGCTGCGCTGGATGGGCAGGCTGCGCAGCCGCGCGAAGTGGGGCCACATGCGCCGCAGCGCCGACTGGCACGACGAACCCGGACAGGCGATCGCGCCGCAGGGTCCGGCCGGCAGCCCGG is drawn from Thermomonas brevis and contains these coding sequences:
- a CDS encoding HEAT repeat domain-containing protein — encoded protein: MAIPMNADGQVAVAFWVGICVTAMSLALLAVVLVLRQLAQRRERNHLRATAFWKQLLGEAMRAPPAQAPALPWRDMTGFMDAWNELHDAPGGADNAGMRAVAERIGLAPKLERMLDRGSFHDRVMAIIAIGHLRSASSFDRLTELVGDASPIISISAARAMMRIDAARAVQKVVPQIEARHDWVDGGIAQMLHEAGPDAIRAELGAAVLRANDDVAPRLVRFLAGISREAATPVIGRILAEPHDEHLVSTCLQVMSELADLDKVRPLLTHPRWHVRMHAAAAIGRLGGADDAAALEPLLADPQWWVRYRTAQALEHLFRGDAARLERLRDAQEDRYARDIVTQVMAERALGETR
- a CDS encoding pseudouridine synthase, coding for MTDGALPVLYADEALAVVCKPAGLMVHDSALARGETDFAADRLREQFGKPIFLVHRLDRATSGCLLLAFDRETASALGKTLMSHEVEKDYWAVCRGWPAEREFVVDHPLDGGPGKPQKKDAVTAFGLLATCELALPSSGFDTSRYALLRASPRTGRFRQIRRHLKHLSHHLIGDTSHGDGRHNRNFRMLGIHRMLLHARRLAFAHPHGGARVEAIAPTDAEFGKALALFDAPAP
- a CDS encoding lysophospholipid acyltransferase family protein, which encodes MPRNRPVEWLARSVLRLGGWRMVGAFPDIPKAVLIAAPHSSNWDGVWGIAAKLAMGVRLSILGKHSLFRIPLLGPLLRWQGVIAVDRAASHGIVGQAVEALRGAERMWYAIAPEGTRKWVEQWKPGFWRIAHGAGVPVIPAYFDYPSRTIGIGPAFETTGDMAADIARIQRWYAPFKGRRHDVVQPPADSPQSAGN
- a CDS encoding glycosyltransferase family 2 protein, which codes for MSIPPEVATFLLWLQWGFLAYFICINVVYLGLNFISMFAILRYVREHGAGFRIKNFADYQPPVSIVVPAHNEERTIIATVRSLLRLGYPTFEVVVVNDGSTDRTLQAVVDEFGLVEFPEAYRSRLPTQPVERIFASPNNGRVRVVDKRNGGKADALNAGINTARYPLFCVVDADCILQQDSLARVVQPFLEDSSMIAAGGVIRIVNGCKVKDGLLSEVDLPDRALPLVQTMEYLRAFLFGRLGWSPLNALLIISGAFGVFYKERVIAAGGYKSDLVGEDMEMVVRLHDRMRAEKRRYRIAFVPDPICWTEVPSDLRSLYSQRVRWQQGLAESLFGNWRLMFRRNGGAVGWVAYPFMLLFECIGPVIEVLGYAAVIVLGLCGMVSAEAFVAFLFASVGLGVLLSVNALMLEEISFHLYPRPGQQLKLFLVAVLENFGYRQMMSLFRVIGLLRWMGRLRSRAKWGHMRRSADWHDEPGQAIAPQGPAGSPAAS
- a CDS encoding cation diffusion facilitator family transporter, translated to MGAGHHHSHGHAHSHDGGAGHSHVPAEIKHERPLWIAFALTLCVLLVEVAGALLSNSLALLSDAAHMLTDVAALGISLFAVRMSRRPADARRSYGYARMEAIGALVNGGLLFLAAGYILWEAVQRFRAPQAVASEAMLAVAVLGLVANLASMRLLAAGAGESLNVKGAYLEVWSDMLGSLGVIAGALLIRFTGWTVVDPIIAVLLGLWVLPRTWLLLRQAAHVLMQGVPAGIDMDDVRDAMAAVAGVAAVHDLHVWALGSREPILTAHVLLAEDTSDADGVRIAVAELLHARFGIDHATLQMEARHCGGGALHD
- a CDS encoding DUF2059 domain-containing protein, with protein sequence MRRIGLSLALLFAFAPAIAAEPPAQAAAAQAAAESASAADVDRLLQAMDMKAMMAGMMQQMGAAQEKMLADAFGNDLTEDKRKQMQEAMAASNAIIQKHLSWDALEPIVRKVYAQVFSKREVQAMTAFYASPEGASILKKAPQAMALTMQEIQPVMLSAMQEVKTAIEQQAAGAK
- the arfB gene encoding alternative ribosome rescue aminoacyl-tRNA hydrolase ArfB codes for the protein MRIGPLSIDDDELVERFVRASGPGGQNVNKVATAVELRFDVAGSPSLPEPVRARLLAKRDRRMTADGVLVLSAQRFRTQERNREDARARLAAFVESGLHAPKPRIATKPSRGAKERRLGEKRGRASIKQGRSGRGWD